In one window of Nitrospirota bacterium DNA:
- a CDS encoding lipid A biosynthesis protein, whose product MTEKIWLGIGFFGQTVFFMRWVVQWFASERSARSHVPVAFWHMSLIGGLITLAYAIYREDPVFIAGQSVGAFVYIRNLILIRRNPHQEPASPAAPDSNG is encoded by the coding sequence ATGACGGAAAAAATCTGGCTGGGCATCGGATTCTTCGGCCAAACGGTTTTCTTTATGCGCTGGGTCGTCCAGTGGTTCGCCTCCGAGCGCAGTGCACGGAGCCATGTACCCGTCGCCTTCTGGCACATGAGCCTGATCGGTGGACTGATTACCCTGGCCTACGCCATCTACCGGGAAGACCCGGTGTTCATCGCGGGACAGAGCGTCGGGGCCTTCGTCTACATCCGCAACCTGATACTGATTCGCCGCAATCCTCACCAAGAACCGGCCTCCCCTGCGGCTCCGGACTCCAACGGGTGA
- a CDS encoding glycosyltransferase family 39 protein, translated as MLKEPKLLLLLALAGLLFLLGLGTLGLTDRDEGSNAEAAREMVESGDWITPTLNGEPRFAKPVFLYWLISGAYRLFGVGEFTARLPSALFGLALILLQYWFLARVRGATLGFLGALMLLLNVEIVAIGRLVLTDSVLIFFTTLALFGFWLGFHGTGKARHYLWLLYIGMALGTLTKGPIGFAVPLLAIVPYLTITHRWRRFWQTGFPLAGSLLFLALALPWYGMMLAIHGARYTASAQADTIGRFLNVIGGHGGTLFFYVPVLLFGFFPWSGFLPVALYQGLRNWRGYWTDRRAEKEEGAKELELFASLWIVATFVFFSASATRLPHYIGPLFPAAALLTAAYWHRCLLDQATAGLRASLRLLIVTGSLLGFGLAASPSLYAHFVDKMTKEFPMAAQVDPGLGPPAVGFILIIGTVLVGYFGLLRERRGAAFWAASVTISLVLLVSLQITVPRFSRYFVSPPQELAFTAGVNLGPDDRLILYGPPRPSLIFYAKRKAILIKPGEEAKMQPHLTQPGRTMIMMPSRLKPQLPPEAKEYQVILERYGYSLLSNEPMVKGLPDKPPVPIPRFGPHG; from the coding sequence GTGCTGAAGGAACCTAAGCTGCTGCTGCTCCTGGCGCTGGCCGGACTCCTGTTCCTCCTGGGTCTCGGCACCTTAGGATTGACGGACCGGGATGAAGGCAGCAACGCCGAAGCCGCCCGGGAGATGGTCGAGAGCGGCGATTGGATCACCCCCACCTTGAACGGGGAGCCTCGCTTCGCCAAGCCGGTCTTCCTGTACTGGCTGATCAGCGGCGCGTACCGCCTGTTCGGCGTCGGCGAGTTCACCGCCCGCCTCCCCTCGGCCCTCTTCGGCCTGGCGTTGATTCTCCTGCAGTACTGGTTCCTCGCGCGCGTGCGGGGGGCAACGCTGGGCTTTCTCGGCGCGCTGATGCTGCTCCTGAACGTGGAAATTGTCGCGATCGGCCGGCTGGTGCTCACCGACAGCGTGCTGATCTTTTTCACCACTCTCGCCTTGTTCGGGTTCTGGCTGGGGTTCCACGGAACGGGCAAGGCCCGTCATTATCTCTGGCTCCTGTACATCGGCATGGCGCTGGGCACGCTCACCAAGGGCCCGATCGGTTTTGCCGTGCCGCTCCTGGCCATCGTGCCCTACCTCACGATCACGCACCGCTGGCGCCGGTTCTGGCAGACCGGATTCCCGCTGGCCGGGTCCCTGCTCTTCCTCGCCCTGGCGCTTCCCTGGTACGGCATGATGCTGGCCATTCACGGCGCGCGCTATACGGCCTCGGCCCAGGCGGACACGATCGGGCGTTTCCTGAACGTGATCGGCGGACACGGGGGCACCCTGTTCTTCTATGTGCCGGTTCTGCTCTTCGGGTTCTTTCCCTGGAGCGGATTCTTGCCCGTGGCGCTCTATCAGGGGTTACGCAACTGGCGGGGCTATTGGACGGATCGTCGCGCGGAAAAGGAAGAGGGCGCCAAGGAACTGGAGTTGTTCGCCTCCCTGTGGATCGTCGCCACCTTTGTGTTCTTCAGCGCCTCGGCCACGCGGCTCCCCCATTATATCGGCCCGCTCTTTCCGGCCGCCGCCCTGCTGACAGCCGCCTACTGGCACCGGTGCCTGCTGGACCAAGCCACTGCGGGGCTCCGCGCCTCGCTGCGCCTCCTGATCGTCACCGGCTCTCTGCTGGGCTTCGGCCTAGCCGCCTCTCCGTCGCTCTACGCCCATTTCGTGGACAAGATGACCAAGGAATTCCCGATGGCCGCCCAAGTGGACCCGGGACTCGGCCCGCCGGCAGTCGGGTTCATCCTGATCATCGGCACGGTTCTGGTGGGCTACTTCGGACTCCTGCGGGAGCGGCGCGGCGCGGCCTTCTGGGCGGCGAGTGTCACGATCAGCCTCGTGCTTCTGGTCTCGCTTCAGATCACCGTCCCCCGTTTCAGCCGGTACTTCGTCTCTCCTCCGCAGGAACTGGCCTTCACCGCCGGGGTGAATTTGGGTCCGGACGACCGGTTGATCCTGTACGGTCCTCCGAGACCCTCGTTGATTTTTTACGCGAAGCGGAAAGCCATCCTCATCAAGCCGGGAGAAGAGGCCAAGATGCAGCCGCACCTGACCCAGCCGGGACGGACCATGATCATGATGCCTTCCCGCTTGAAACCCCAGCTTCCGCCCGAGGCCAAGGAGTACCAGGTCATTCTGGA
- a CDS encoding twin-arginine translocase TatA/TatE family subunit, which translates to MFGLGAGEVLIILVIAFLLFGPKQLPEIGRQVGKAVKGFKETADDLRKSVEPEVNLIQQEVKMVEQDLQASMKEAEEEIERVTNKPEQGVDSQPSSTNS; encoded by the coding sequence ATGTTCGGGCTGGGAGCAGGAGAGGTGCTGATCATTCTGGTCATTGCCTTTCTTTTGTTCGGTCCCAAGCAGCTTCCTGAAATCGGACGGCAGGTCGGCAAGGCGGTCAAGGGATTCAAAGAGACGGCGGACGATCTCCGGAAGTCGGTGGAGCCGGAAGTCAACCTGATTCAGCAGGAAGTCAAGATGGTGGAACAGGACCTGCAGGCCTCGATGAAAGAAGCGGAAGAAGAGATCGAACGAGTGACGAACAAACCGGAACAAGGTGTCGATAGCCAACCGTCGTCCACCAATAGCTAG
- a CDS encoding glycosyltransferase translates to MTEQPRPWVSVVIPIKDERDNLPTLTEQLLKVLAGQDESRRAPFEILYVDDGSTDGSSAFLDTLAAQHPEVAVLHFDRNYGQTAAFDAGFRHAAGELIVTMDGDLQFDPADIPKLLPLAARYDLVCGWRKDRHDNLVRKLSSRIAFLARSTVTGDRIHDTGCSLKVFRRRVVERMPLFEGMHRFFPALAQMQGFTVTEIPVRHLPRAHGQSKYGIGNRLFKSLYDLLAVRWMQRRCLRYRLRDRQATHGDRT, encoded by the coding sequence ATGACAGAGCAGCCCCGCCCCTGGGTGTCCGTCGTCATTCCCATCAAGGATGAACGGGACAACCTGCCCACGCTCACCGAGCAGTTGCTCAAGGTCCTGGCCGGGCAGGACGAGTCACGCAGAGCGCCTTTTGAAATCCTGTATGTGGACGACGGCAGCACGGACGGCAGCAGCGCCTTCCTGGACACCCTGGCGGCACAGCACCCGGAGGTCGCCGTCCTGCACTTCGATCGCAATTACGGGCAGACCGCGGCCTTCGATGCGGGCTTCCGCCACGCAGCCGGCGAGTTGATCGTGACGATGGACGGAGACCTCCAGTTCGATCCGGCGGATATTCCGAAGCTGCTGCCGCTGGCGGCCCGGTACGATCTCGTCTGCGGCTGGCGCAAGGACCGGCATGACAACCTCGTCCGGAAGCTCTCCTCGCGCATCGCGTTTCTGGCCCGGAGCACGGTAACCGGCGACCGGATCCACGATACCGGCTGCTCCCTGAAAGTCTTCCGGCGGCGGGTGGTCGAGCGGATGCCGCTCTTCGAGGGCATGCACCGCTTCTTCCCCGCCCTGGCGCAGATGCAAGGGTTCACCGTCACGGAAATCCCGGTGCGCCACTTGCCGCGCGCGCATGGACAATCCAAGTATGGGATCGGCAACCGGCTGTTCAAAAGCCTCTACGATCTCCTCGCCGTGCGCTGGATGCAGCGCCGGTGCCTGCGATACCGGCTTCGTGATCGGCAGGCGACGCATGGGGATCGCACATGA
- a CDS encoding class I SAM-dependent methyltransferase yields MPTTFSKNPDSLPQLIGEFEPLDEWQAHISQIFYGLRAGRIRDYYQTFASADYRLAHALAADYYERVQKRDKQQAGQTGQALGAPLVVHEWGCGNGNLAACFLSHLRKLDQAGTVYPRVRYVLVDDQSSVLDAARNHPDLAGHQDRLEVLCADAGDLASVKDRTVDRIICNELWNELPTKLMLRNASEVEEEYLRPNLSEAKHEEIQDWPGFVQAFEAKDSQALSRFPPFLEDIVWEKEYRKAEWKAVPYRKTITEFLKKIDEQVLVPVNLGAFATVKEAKRVLADGAIGFSSFDAGTEDLTVLNDPDKPCYGQFGGQYSFMVNFALVEAVSRHLGMATVTLESQREFVGRNLGTNVLSLMDLLAAFPRADRLAPWEQDRLIIKTILLLNQRYQSPYGRPMEFALRQDMPAAERAELEGMLGSLKRDGIPDTVAYVSEEEVTGVLGELETLGYDPHMVQAALRVHPQSVDYLHLYLNY; encoded by the coding sequence ATGCCCACGACGTTCTCCAAGAATCCCGATTCCCTCCCTCAACTCATCGGCGAATTTGAGCCGCTGGATGAATGGCAGGCCCACATCAGTCAGATCTTTTACGGTCTCCGTGCCGGGCGCATCCGCGACTACTATCAGACCTTTGCCAGCGCAGACTATCGCCTGGCCCACGCGCTGGCGGCGGACTATTACGAACGGGTTCAGAAGCGGGACAAGCAACAGGCTGGCCAAACAGGTCAGGCGCTAGGTGCGCCGTTGGTGGTTCACGAATGGGGCTGCGGGAACGGGAACCTGGCTGCCTGCTTCCTCAGTCACCTCCGGAAGCTGGATCAAGCGGGAACCGTCTATCCGCGCGTCCGCTACGTGCTGGTCGACGATCAATCCAGCGTGCTGGACGCGGCCAGAAACCACCCGGACCTGGCCGGCCATCAGGATCGGCTGGAGGTCCTCTGCGCCGATGCCGGAGACCTGGCATCGGTCAAGGACCGGACGGTGGATCGCATCATCTGCAACGAGCTGTGGAATGAGTTGCCGACGAAACTGATGCTTCGGAATGCGAGCGAGGTGGAGGAGGAATATCTACGCCCCAATCTGAGCGAGGCCAAGCACGAGGAGATTCAGGACTGGCCCGGGTTCGTCCAGGCCTTCGAGGCGAAGGACAGCCAGGCGCTCAGCCGGTTCCCTCCATTCCTGGAGGATATCGTCTGGGAAAAAGAGTACCGCAAGGCCGAGTGGAAAGCGGTGCCCTATCGGAAGACGATCACGGAGTTCCTCAAGAAAATCGACGAGCAGGTTTTGGTTCCGGTAAATTTGGGCGCCTTCGCCACGGTCAAGGAAGCGAAGCGGGTGCTTGCCGACGGGGCCATCGGATTCAGCAGCTTCGACGCGGGGACGGAAGACCTGACCGTGCTCAACGATCCGGACAAGCCCTGCTACGGTCAGTTTGGCGGGCAGTACAGCTTTATGGTCAATTTCGCCCTCGTGGAAGCGGTGTCCAGGCATCTTGGCATGGCCACGGTGACCCTTGAATCCCAGCGGGAGTTTGTGGGGCGGAACCTGGGCACGAATGTGCTGAGTTTGATGGATTTACTCGCTGCTTTTCCCAGGGCCGACCGGTTGGCACCGTGGGAGCAGGACCGGCTGATCATCAAAACGATTCTGCTCCTAAATCAGCGATACCAGAGTCCCTATGGGCGGCCCATGGAGTTTGCGTTGCGGCAGGATATGCCGGCGGCGGAGCGGGCGGAGCTCGAAGGCATGCTGGGCTCGTTGAAGCGGGATGGCATCCCCGACACAGTGGCTTACGTGAGCGAGGAGGAAGTGACGGGAGTGCTTGGAGAGCTGGAAACCTTGGGCTATGACCCGCATATGGTGCAGGCGGCTCTGCGTGTCCACCCACAATCTGTGGACTATTTGCACCTCTACTTAAACTATTAG